The proteins below come from a single Deltaproteobacteria bacterium genomic window:
- a CDS encoding SDR family oxidoreductase, translated as MGRLDGKVVVITGAASGIGAATAIRFAKEGAAVVVSDLNADGGNAVVAQCVAARGRACFQRADVASEVDIKALVARTLKEYGRLDVLFNNAGLGGAIGPIEETSVEDWDRTQHVLLRAVFLGIKHAVAPMRKQGGGSIISTASVAGIRGAAGPHSYSAAKAAVINLTRSVAIELAKDSIRVNCICPGGINTPLISGRVPGGEPVTAQFMAALQPIPRAGVPDDIANMALYLASDESSFVTGAAMVVDGGFTAGGSLLQGTARPIQQLTGFAGASFEYTKPE; from the coding sequence GTGGGACGACTCGACGGTAAGGTGGTAGTGATCACGGGCGCAGCGAGCGGCATCGGGGCCGCGACCGCAATTCGGTTCGCGAAAGAAGGCGCGGCGGTGGTGGTGAGCGACCTGAACGCGGATGGCGGCAACGCCGTGGTCGCGCAGTGCGTGGCCGCGCGAGGTCGGGCGTGTTTTCAGCGCGCCGACGTTGCCAGTGAAGTCGACATCAAGGCACTCGTTGCGCGGACGCTGAAGGAGTATGGGCGTCTCGACGTTCTGTTCAACAACGCGGGCTTGGGCGGCGCCATCGGGCCGATCGAAGAGACCAGCGTCGAGGATTGGGACCGGACGCAACACGTGTTGCTGCGCGCCGTGTTCCTCGGCATCAAGCACGCGGTGGCGCCGATGCGGAAGCAAGGCGGCGGGTCGATCATCTCGACCGCGTCGGTGGCGGGAATCCGCGGCGCCGCTGGTCCGCACTCGTACAGCGCGGCCAAGGCGGCGGTGATCAATCTGACGCGTTCGGTCGCCATCGAACTCGCCAAGGATTCGATCCGCGTGAACTGCATTTGCCCCGGCGGGATCAACACGCCACTGATCTCCGGTCGCGTTCCCGGTGGTGAGCCTGTCACCGCGCAGTTCATGGCGGCGCTTCAGCCGATTCCTCGGGCTGGGGTGCCGGATGACATCGCGAACATGGCGCTCTACCTCGCCAGCGACGAATCGAGTTTCGTGACCGGGGCGGCGATGGTTGTCGACGGCGGTTTCACGGCCGGTGGCAGTCTGCTGCAAGGTACCGCCAGGCCGATCCAGCAGCTGACCGGATTTGCCGGCGCTTCATTCGAATATACCAAGCCCGAGTAG
- a CDS encoding aldehyde dehydrogenase family protein yields MQTYDKIYINGAWVRSSGGATIDVINAATEQVMGSIPDGTAADVDQAVAAAKAAFVSWSQTTAAERATWIEKIAAGLAARSEEIARTITAEVGMPFKLSKAIQAGLPALVSGSYAKLLGEFKFEEQIGNSLVVREPVGVVGCITPWNYPLHQVVAKVAPALAAGCTVVLKPSEVAPLTAFILAEIIDGIGLPTGVFNLVSGTGPVVGEAIAAHPDIDMVSFTGSTRAGKRVSELAARTVKRVALELGGKSANIILDDADLTKAVTSGVGECYLNSGQTCSALTRMLVPRARHEEAVGLARAAAEKFTVGDPLGDTTKLGPLISATQRERVRGYIRKGIEEGAMLVTGGADAPNGLSTGYFVKPTVFANVTNEMTIAQEEIFGPVLSIIPYDTEEDAVRIANDTVYGLSGAVWSGDPERAKRVARQLRTGQVAINGGRYNPLAPFGGYKQSGHGRELGKYGLEEYLQVKSMQL; encoded by the coding sequence ATGCAAACGTACGACAAGATCTACATCAATGGCGCGTGGGTGCGGTCGAGCGGCGGCGCCACAATCGATGTGATCAACGCGGCGACCGAGCAGGTGATGGGATCCATACCCGACGGAACAGCGGCGGATGTCGATCAGGCGGTCGCGGCGGCGAAGGCGGCGTTCGTGAGTTGGTCGCAGACGACGGCCGCGGAGCGGGCGACGTGGATCGAGAAGATCGCCGCGGGGTTGGCCGCGCGCAGCGAGGAGATCGCGCGCACGATTACCGCTGAAGTCGGCATGCCGTTTAAGCTGTCGAAGGCGATTCAAGCTGGACTACCGGCGCTGGTATCGGGGAGCTATGCGAAGCTGCTCGGCGAGTTCAAGTTCGAGGAACAGATCGGCAACTCGTTGGTGGTGCGCGAGCCCGTCGGCGTCGTTGGCTGCATTACGCCGTGGAACTACCCGCTGCATCAGGTCGTCGCCAAGGTGGCGCCGGCGCTCGCGGCCGGGTGTACGGTGGTGCTCAAGCCGAGTGAAGTGGCGCCGCTGACGGCGTTCATCTTGGCGGAGATCATCGACGGCATTGGCCTGCCGACGGGCGTGTTCAATCTCGTCAGTGGTACCGGCCCGGTCGTCGGTGAAGCCATCGCGGCGCATCCCGACATCGACATGGTTTCGTTCACCGGATCGACGCGCGCTGGCAAACGCGTCAGCGAGCTCGCGGCTCGCACCGTAAAACGCGTCGCGCTGGAACTGGGCGGCAAGTCCGCCAACATCATTCTTGACGACGCCGATCTGACGAAGGCCGTGACCTCCGGCGTCGGCGAGTGCTACCTCAACTCCGGCCAGACCTGCAGCGCGCTGACGCGCATGTTGGTGCCACGGGCGCGGCATGAAGAAGCGGTCGGCCTGGCGCGGGCAGCGGCGGAGAAGTTCACTGTCGGCGATCCGCTCGGCGATACGACGAAGCTGGGTCCGCTGATATCGGCGACGCAGCGCGAACGCGTGCGTGGCTACATCCGCAAGGGCATCGAGGAAGGGGCGATGTTGGTCACCGGCGGCGCTGACGCACCGAACGGGTTGAGCACAGGCTACTTCGTCAAGCCGACAGTGTTCGCCAATGTGACGAACGAAATGACGATCGCGCAGGAAGAAATCTTTGGGCCGGTGCTGTCAATCATTCCGTACGACACGGAAGAAGACGCCGTCCGCATCGCCAACGACACCGTTTACGGTTTGTCAGGCGCGGTGTGGTCCGGAGATCCGGAGCGCGCCAAGCGCGTCGCGCGCCAGCTCCGTACTGGACAAGTCGCGATCAACGGCGGGCGCTACAACCCGCTGGCGCCGTTCGGTGGCTACAAACAGTCCGGCCACGGTCGCGAGCTGGGCAAGTACGGGCTCGAAGAATACTTGCAGGTCAAGTCGATGCAGCTTTGA
- a CDS encoding LLM class F420-dependent oxidoreductase, with protein MKLGLQIGYWMMGPEDPIDLVLDAERLGFDSVWTAEAYGSDCFSPLSWIGARTKTIKLGTSVMQISARTPACAAMTAMTIDHLSGGRLILGIGVSGPQVVEGWYGQPFPRPLGRTREWVEIFRAIVRREAPVNFQGKHYQMPFQGGTGLGKPLKSIVHPLRDTIPLYLGAEGPKNVALAAEIFDGWLPLFVSPFRMNIFDESLKHKKPGFELAGTVTVNINDDLEQALLPTKMMLGFYLGGMGARSQNFHLNLMDRMGFGDEARQVQDLFFVGDRAGAFAAVPTALADEISLCGPADRIRERLQAWKKSGVTTLLAGTRDPAALRLLAETLL; from the coding sequence ATGAAGCTTGGACTGCAGATTGGCTATTGGATGATGGGGCCGGAAGATCCCATCGATCTCGTTCTCGATGCGGAACGCTTGGGTTTTGATTCGGTGTGGACCGCGGAAGCGTACGGCTCGGACTGCTTCTCACCACTATCGTGGATCGGCGCGCGCACGAAGACGATCAAGCTCGGAACTTCGGTGATGCAGATCTCGGCGCGCACACCGGCGTGCGCCGCGATGACCGCGATGACGATCGATCATCTTTCCGGCGGCCGACTGATTCTTGGCATCGGCGTCTCCGGTCCGCAGGTCGTCGAGGGCTGGTACGGCCAACCATTTCCACGTCCGCTCGGGCGCACCCGCGAATGGGTCGAGATCTTCCGCGCCATCGTCCGCCGCGAAGCGCCGGTGAACTTTCAGGGCAAGCACTATCAGATGCCGTTTCAAGGCGGCACCGGCTTAGGCAAACCACTCAAGTCGATAGTGCATCCGCTGCGCGACACCATCCCGCTCTATCTCGGTGCCGAGGGTCCGAAGAACGTCGCGCTCGCCGCCGAAATCTTCGACGGCTGGCTGCCGCTGTTCGTATCCCCGTTCCGCATGAATATCTTCGACGAGTCGTTGAAGCACAAGAAGCCGGGCTTCGAGCTGGCCGGTACGGTGACGGTGAACATCAACGACGATCTCGAACAGGCACTGCTGCCGACCAAGATGATGCTCGGCTTCTACCTCGGCGGCATGGGCGCGCGCAGTCAGAATTTCCATCTCAACCTGATGGATCGGATGGGTTTCGGCGACGAGGCGCGCCAGGTGCAAGATCTCTTCTTTGTCGGCGATCGTGCCGGCGCATTTGCCGCCGTCCCCACTGCGCTCGCCGACGAGATCTCCCTCTGCGGTCCAGCCGACCGCATCCGCGAGCGCCTGCAAGCGTGGAAGAAGTCGGGCGTGACGACGCTGCTCGCCGGCACGCGCGATCCGGCGGCACTGCGACTGCTGGCTGAAACGCTGCTGTGA
- a CDS encoding group 1 truncated hemoglobin — MSTGTLFDRLGGYSVIAAVASDLLPRLQGDALLGRFWQHRGTDGLQREKQLLIDFLSSSAGGPLYYTGRDMKTSHAGMRISERDWAAFLGHLNATLDAFKVPQTERDQVVAFIQSTKADIVEA; from the coding sequence ATGAGCACAGGCACACTGTTCGATCGTCTGGGTGGCTATAGCGTCATTGCCGCAGTGGCCAGCGATCTACTGCCGCGTTTGCAAGGCGACGCGCTGCTCGGTCGCTTCTGGCAACATCGCGGCACGGATGGCCTCCAGCGCGAGAAGCAACTGCTGATCGATTTCTTGAGTTCGAGCGCGGGAGGGCCGCTGTACTACACCGGACGCGACATGAAGACCTCGCACGCCGGGATGCGCATCAGCGAACGCGACTGGGCGGCCTTCCTCGGGCACCTCAACGCCACGTTGGACGCCTTCAAAGTTCCCCAGACCGAGCGCGACCAGGTCGTCGCCTTCATACAGAGCACGAAAGCCGACATCGTCGAAGCGTAG
- a CDS encoding nuclear transport factor 2 family protein produces MRIDHATVSDRAVLLIITWAGTREGGAFEIAKVGVFEIDDLGRIRCIDQYDLDQVDAARARFAELVLGPVEALRPDPLRILPNAASLARDRALEAFAARDWLALRALTSRDMVWEDRQKRALLTGDVELWISSLQTVSPWVRFEHELIATVGDRVALEHVGWVGGPKGGEFQIEQITLTEVDADGRIRASITFDLDDRRAAFAEAHARFVAGEAAAIGGQTPIVVLARAFARRNWETLRGCLADNLVFRDHRTLGLLGELRRDEWVESLRVQTDLAPDVDVETLRVITWNTHGRVDLSRAYGILRDGGPFENVMLRVIVTDGDHIRHWDLFEVGDGERALARLEELCVECAQP; encoded by the coding sequence TTGCGGATCGACCACGCCACAGTTTCTGATCGCGCCGTCCTCCTGATTATCACGTGGGCAGGCACCCGCGAGGGCGGCGCTTTCGAGATCGCCAAGGTCGGGGTTTTCGAGATCGACGATTTGGGAAGGATCCGCTGCATCGACCAATACGATCTCGACCAGGTCGACGCGGCCCGAGCGCGCTTCGCGGAGCTTGTCCTGGGCCCCGTCGAAGCGTTGCGGCCGGACCCGTTGCGCATCCTGCCGAACGCCGCGTCGCTCGCCCGCGATCGCGCGCTCGAAGCCTTCGCGGCCCGCGACTGGCTCGCGCTTCGTGCGCTCACGAGCCGCGACATGGTCTGGGAGGATCGCCAAAAGCGCGCGTTGCTGACTGGCGACGTCGAACTCTGGATATCGAGCTTGCAAACCGTCTCACCCTGGGTCCGGTTCGAGCACGAACTCATCGCCACGGTCGGTGATAGGGTCGCGCTCGAACACGTCGGCTGGGTGGGAGGGCCCAAGGGGGGCGAGTTCCAGATCGAGCAGATTACCCTTACGGAGGTCGACGCGGACGGGCGGATACGAGCGTCGATCACTTTCGACCTCGACGATCGCCGCGCCGCGTTCGCCGAAGCACACGCCCGCTTCGTGGCCGGGGAGGCGGCCGCGATCGGGGGACAGACTCCCATCGTTGTGCTGGCCCGCGCCTTCGCGCGGCGCAACTGGGAAACCCTGCGCGGATGTCTGGCCGACAACCTGGTGTTCCGCGACCATCGCACGCTAGGCCTGCTCGGCGAGCTTCGTCGCGACGAATGGGTTGAGTCGTTGCGGGTGCAGACCGATCTGGCACCCGACGTGGACGTGGAGACACTTCGGGTCATCACGTGGAACACCCATGGTCGGGTCGACCTCAGCCGGGCGTACGGGATCCTGCGTGACGGTGGCCCGTTCGAGAACGTCATGCTCCGTGTCATCGTAACTGACGGTGATCACATCCGGCACTGGGATCTCTTCGAGGTCGGCGACGGCGAGCGGGCACTCGCGCGCTTAGAGGAGTTGTGCGTTGAGTGTGCGCAACCGTGA
- a CDS encoding DUF4440 domain-containing protein: protein MIASSRRMVEELGITQQLLEADVFTGLIDLLEGDAVAAERSLRTAYDGLRAHGLGIDAARAAAFLGRALLAQGRAAEAEALSHESEALAGDDLQATITWRGVRAEALARHGEQAAAIDFARAAVDIAGATDVLLLHADARQVLATTLRTDDRGDEADVEERRAIELWEAKGATLLAERPLHRQGALPPGSLPLEKGGHKGFESSEEISLSPRSSKGEGAPRRRVRPNAATANTARYAAAIAARDVDAIAAQIADDSEVMDHTTGATYDRQAMLATWRAFLRAQGGTYRYEPLATLGNSLALGRTLIAASGAASETFDVGAYEVESVLLIEVDAQGRRRRSEMFAADRLGDAVARLYERYAQLLPDGPERVRAMAMARWAPALAGPWGDLDRLAIAPAIEVVDHRTLGTFSAHGQEAARQGIRSWLDLAVVVAMSLDDVLSLHSGALLGRVTFLGTDRDGGGTFERRMLQIVVYGTDGLMTRWEMFDADRDAEALARFDEIVGSNLDRREGEPSGEPWAARSGSAGASPSQTGLPSRAAQKRGRRVRPNAATANAARLQTALAARDFDALLPLFAEDMEAVHHPTGATYDRQRALAETRRSLPRYENVTFTHEPLATLGDSLALCSLSVSASGVADGDFSPTAPSAPAPW, encoded by the coding sequence ATGATCGCTTCTTCGCGCCGCATGGTCGAAGAGTTGGGCATCACACAACAACTGCTCGAGGCTGACGTCTTCACCGGACTCATCGACCTGCTCGAGGGCGACGCCGTCGCGGCCGAGCGCAGCTTGCGCACCGCGTACGATGGCCTGCGCGCCCACGGACTCGGCATCGACGCGGCGCGAGCCGCGGCATTCCTGGGCCGTGCGCTCCTCGCACAAGGCCGCGCGGCAGAGGCCGAAGCGCTTAGCCACGAGAGCGAGGCGCTGGCCGGCGACGACCTGCAAGCCACCATCACCTGGCGCGGCGTGCGCGCCGAAGCCTTGGCGCGACATGGCGAGCAGGCAGCCGCCATCGACTTCGCTCGTGCGGCCGTCGACATCGCCGGCGCCACCGACGTGCTGCTGCTCCACGCCGACGCCCGCCAGGTGCTCGCGACGACGTTGCGCACCGACGACCGCGGCGATGAAGCCGACGTCGAGGAGCGACGCGCCATCGAACTGTGGGAAGCCAAGGGCGCGACACTACTCGCGGAACGCCCGCTACACCGCCAGGGGGCCCTACCTCCCGGGTCCCTCCCTTTGGAAAAGGGAGGTCACAAGGGATTTGAATCGTCCGAGGAAATCTCCCTCAGTCCCCGTTCTTCAAAGGGGGAAGGGGCACCACGCCGCCGCGTCCGTCCGAACGCCGCGACCGCGAACACTGCTCGCTACGCGGCCGCGATCGCTGCCCGAGACGTCGACGCGATCGCTGCCCAGATCGCGGACGATTCCGAGGTCATGGACCATACCACCGGCGCGACCTACGACCGGCAGGCAATGCTCGCCACGTGGCGGGCGTTTCTCAGGGCCCAGGGCGGGACGTACCGGTACGAGCCGCTGGCAACCCTCGGCAACTCGCTCGCGCTCGGCCGGACGCTCATTGCGGCGAGCGGCGCGGCCAGCGAGACGTTCGATGTCGGCGCCTACGAGGTGGAGAGTGTTCTTCTGATCGAGGTCGACGCGCAAGGGCGAAGGCGGCGGAGCGAGATGTTCGCCGCCGATCGGTTGGGCGACGCCGTCGCCCGGTTGTACGAACGCTACGCCCAGCTTCTTCCCGACGGCCCCGAGCGCGTTCGCGCGATGGCCATGGCGCGCTGGGCCCCGGCGTTGGCGGGACCGTGGGGGGATCTCGATCGCCTAGCGATCGCGCCTGCCATCGAGGTCGTCGACCACCGGACCTTGGGGACTTTTTCCGCGCACGGGCAGGAAGCGGCGCGGCAAGGCATCCGCTCTTGGCTCGATCTCGCCGTCGTGGTGGCAATGTCCCTCGACGACGTTCTCAGTCTGCATTCCGGCGCGCTCCTCGGCCGCGTTACGTTCCTCGGCACCGACCGAGATGGCGGCGGCACCTTCGAGAGGCGAATGCTTCAGATCGTCGTCTACGGAACCGATGGTCTCATGACACGCTGGGAGATGTTCGACGCCGATCGCGACGCCGAGGCGCTCGCGCGCTTTGACGAGATCGTCGGAAGCAACCTCGACAGACGGGAGGGCGAGCCTTCCGGCGAGCCGTGGGCTGCGAGGAGCGGCTCGGCGGGAGCCTCGCCCTCCCAGACGGGTCTACCATCGCGAGCCGCACAGAAGCGCGGGCGCCGCGTGCGGCCGAACGCCGCGACCGCGAACGCCGCTCGATTGCAAACAGCATTGGCGGCGCGAGACTTCGATGCGCTCCTCCCGCTCTTCGCCGAAGACATGGAGGCTGTGCACCATCCCACCGGTGCCACCTACGACCGGCAACGAGCGCTCGCCGAGACTCGGCGCTCGCTGCCCCGCTACGAGAACGTGACGTTCACCCACGAGCCGCTCGCGACCCTCGGCGACTCGCTCGCATTGTGCAGCTTGTCGGTATCGGCGAGCGGAGTCGCCGACGGAGACTTCTCCCCGACGGCCCCGAGCGCGCCCGCGCCGTGGTGA
- a CDS encoding AAA family ATPase, with amino-acid sequence MSLHERLDAESTRRLMDHYYRALRAAVEGHGGTVVKLLGDGVIAAFGVPRVAEDDAIRAVRTGVAMQHAFRELARAEFAAVGDIGLRVGINTGEVVVSVGNDDVVGDPVNVAARLQQEAHDGDVLIGEATRRLVSELVTLAPFGVLSLKGRAETVAAYRVVSLDRPAGAAATAFVGRDDELRRLVAVYDAAVATPAARLAVILGSPGLGKSRLLDELGRRLGDGATVLTAHCESASGATFAPIAKAVRKWLGVERTNPSDPSDPTDLAIAAALPAATDRARIADSIAALLAGTPASPEETFFVVRRFLTALATRQPVLLAIDDLQWAEPLLLDLVEHLVQWGKGVPLLVLAGARPELRDARSSLATSGGLVSEVVTLGGLDAAAATRLAANVIGADALPAAVAGRVLATSEGNPLFLAELVRMLVNDGALKREGDRWTAAVDLAAFDMPPTIHALLAARIERLRPEDRAVLERAAVVGRQFSRTAVAHLLPREITDLDARLESLRRSELIEPDASWFLGEPALRFHHGLTRDAAYRRVLKGTRAELHARLADWIESRVGEAIEHDETLGWHLEQAHQHLRELGPIDAHGRALGERAARYLAAAGRRALARDDLPVAANLLGRALDRLDDADPARADLALDWCEALLSAGDVGTAAKAIDELGRFVTRSTPAPNPQPPTPVCRPGTPASSASSPCSPIRSRCTPLPTRSLRRPTRWRRRVMRPGKQRRIWCTRWRCRVSEKSAPVKPRSTRRWLPRVARTTGGVRTRCWQTRHWLRCGDRVR; translated from the coding sequence ATGTCGCTGCATGAACGGCTCGATGCGGAGTCCACGCGCCGGCTGATGGACCACTACTACCGAGCGCTGCGTGCCGCAGTCGAAGGGCACGGGGGCACCGTTGTGAAGTTGCTCGGTGACGGCGTCATCGCCGCGTTCGGCGTGCCGCGTGTGGCCGAGGACGACGCCATCCGCGCGGTGCGCACGGGCGTCGCCATGCAGCATGCCTTCCGCGAGCTGGCCCGTGCAGAGTTCGCAGCCGTGGGAGACATCGGCCTGCGCGTCGGGATCAACACCGGCGAGGTCGTGGTCAGCGTCGGCAACGACGACGTCGTTGGCGATCCGGTCAACGTCGCGGCGCGCTTGCAGCAGGAAGCGCACGACGGCGACGTGCTGATCGGCGAGGCGACGCGTCGCCTTGTCAGCGAACTGGTGACGCTGGCGCCGTTCGGCGTGCTCTCTTTGAAAGGTCGGGCCGAAACGGTCGCGGCGTACCGCGTGGTGTCGCTCGACCGGCCCGCCGGTGCCGCGGCAACGGCGTTCGTCGGGCGCGACGACGAGCTGCGGCGCCTGGTGGCGGTGTACGACGCGGCCGTCGCAACACCTGCCGCGCGCCTCGCGGTCATCCTCGGCTCGCCGGGGTTGGGCAAGTCCCGCCTGCTCGATGAACTCGGCCGCCGACTCGGCGACGGTGCCACAGTGTTGACCGCGCATTGCGAGTCCGCCAGCGGCGCCACGTTCGCCCCGATCGCGAAGGCGGTGCGAAAGTGGCTGGGCGTCGAGAGGACGAATCCGTCCGATCCGTCGGATCCGACCGATCTGGCCATCGCCGCCGCCTTGCCCGCCGCCACCGACCGTGCGCGCATCGCCGACAGCATCGCCGCGTTGCTCGCCGGCACGCCGGCCTCGCCGGAGGAGACCTTCTTCGTCGTCCGCCGCTTCCTCACCGCGCTCGCCACGCGGCAACCCGTGCTCCTCGCCATTGATGATCTGCAATGGGCGGAGCCGTTGCTGCTCGATCTCGTCGAGCATCTGGTGCAATGGGGCAAGGGCGTGCCGCTGCTCGTGCTCGCCGGAGCGCGCCCCGAGTTGCGCGACGCGCGCTCGTCGCTGGCCACGTCCGGTGGTCTGGTCAGTGAGGTCGTGACCCTCGGCGGGCTCGACGCCGCCGCGGCGACGCGCTTGGCCGCCAACGTGATCGGCGCCGACGCGTTACCCGCCGCCGTCGCCGGCCGCGTGCTTGCCACCAGCGAGGGCAACCCGCTCTTTCTCGCCGAGCTGGTCCGCATGCTGGTCAACGACGGTGCGCTCAAGCGCGAGGGTGATCGCTGGACCGCGGCGGTGGATCTCGCCGCGTTCGACATGCCACCCACCATTCACGCGCTGCTCGCCGCCCGCATCGAACGGCTGCGCCCGGAGGATCGCGCGGTGTTGGAACGCGCGGCGGTGGTCGGCCGACAGTTTTCGCGCACCGCCGTCGCTCATCTCTTGCCGCGCGAGATCACCGACCTCGACGCGCGACTCGAATCGTTGCGGCGTAGTGAGCTGATCGAACCCGATGCCAGTTGGTTCCTCGGCGAGCCGGCGCTGCGCTTTCATCACGGGCTGACGCGCGATGCGGCGTATCGCCGCGTGCTGAAGGGCACGCGCGCGGAGCTACACGCACGCCTCGCCGATTGGATCGAGAGCCGCGTCGGTGAAGCCATTGAGCACGACGAGACGCTCGGCTGGCACCTGGAGCAAGCGCATCAGCACTTGCGCGAGCTGGGACCGATCGACGCACACGGGCGCGCCCTGGGCGAACGCGCGGCGCGCTATCTCGCCGCGGCGGGCCGGCGGGCACTGGCGCGCGACGACTTACCGGTGGCGGCGAACCTCCTCGGCCGTGCGCTCGATCGGCTCGATGACGCCGATCCCGCGCGCGCCGATCTCGCCCTCGACTGGTGCGAAGCGCTGCTCTCCGCCGGCGACGTGGGGACAGCGGCCAAAGCCATCGACGAACTGGGCCGCTTTGTCACTCGTTCGACTCCGGCCCCTAACCCCCAACCCCCAACCCCCGTCTGCAGGCCTGGCACACCTGCTTCGTCGGCCAGCTCGCCGTGCTCACCGATCCGCAGTCGCTGCACGCCACTACCGACGCGGTCGCTGCGGCGGCCGACGCGTTGGCGGCGGCGGGTGATGCGGCCGGGGAAGCAAAGGCGCATTTGGTGCACGCGCTGGCGCTGTCGCGTCTCGGAAAAATCGGCGCCTGTGAAGCCGCGCTCGACAAGGCGCTGGCTGCCGCGCGTCGCGCGCACGACCGGCGGCGTTCGAACACGGTGCTGGCAAACGCGCCACTGGCTGCGTTGTGGGGACCGAGTCCGGTGA
- a CDS encoding aldo/keto reductase, giving the protein MQTRQLGGLNVSAIGLGCMGMSEFYGPTNDAESIATIHRALDLGVTLLDTADMYGPYTNEELVGRAVRGRRDAAVLATKCGIVRDQTNKTVRGINGRPDYIRQACDDSLKRLGVDAVDLYQLHRVDPTVPIEDSVGAMADLVHAGKTRGIGLSEASADTLRRAHKVHPLASVQSEYSLWSRDPEDNVLQTCRTLGIGFLAYSPLGRGFLTGQIKRFDDLAANDYRRFSPRFQGDNFQKNLDLVARIEAIANEKRCTASQLALAWVLAQGDFIVPIPGTKRRTYLEENLGALNVTLSATELARINEVAPHGAAAGLRYPEAMMQSVNR; this is encoded by the coding sequence ATGCAAACTCGCCAACTCGGCGGATTGAACGTGTCGGCCATCGGACTCGGATGCATGGGCATGAGCGAGTTCTATGGCCCGACCAACGACGCCGAATCGATCGCGACCATTCATCGCGCGCTCGATCTCGGTGTCACCTTGCTCGACACCGCCGACATGTATGGTCCGTACACCAACGAAGAACTCGTTGGTCGCGCCGTCCGTGGGCGCCGCGACGCGGCGGTGCTCGCTACCAAATGCGGCATCGTCCGCGACCAGACCAACAAAACGGTGCGCGGCATCAATGGCCGTCCCGACTACATTCGCCAGGCGTGCGACGACAGTCTCAAACGGCTCGGCGTCGATGCGGTCGATCTCTACCAACTCCATCGCGTCGATCCGACCGTACCGATCGAAGACAGCGTCGGCGCGATGGCCGACCTGGTGCATGCGGGAAAAACGCGTGGCATAGGTCTGTCCGAGGCCAGTGCTGACACCCTTCGGCGAGCCCACAAGGTCCATCCACTGGCCTCGGTACAATCCGAGTACTCGTTGTGGAGCCGCGATCCGGAGGACAATGTCCTGCAAACCTGTCGCACGCTCGGCATCGGATTTCTCGCCTACAGTCCGCTCGGCCGCGGGTTTCTCACCGGCCAGATCAAACGGTTCGACGATCTCGCGGCCAACGACTACCGTCGCTTCTCGCCACGCTTTCAGGGCGACAACTTTCAGAAGAACCTCGATCTCGTCGCACGCATCGAGGCAATCGCCAACGAGAAGCGCTGCACCGCTTCACAGCTCGCGCTCGCCTGGGTGCTGGCGCAAGGCGACTTCATCGTGCCGATCCCGGGCACCAAGCGGCGCACGTACCTTGAGGAGAACCTCGGCGCATTGAACGTCACCCTGAGTGCCACCGAGCTCGCGCGCATCAACGAAGTCGCGCCGCACGGCGCCGCCGCGGGATTGCGCTATCCTGAAGCCATGATGCAATCCGTGAATCGCTAG
- a CDS encoding response regulator: MELASANDRPVERLLEQEGLITQRNLAILLGDALQLPLVQRFRQSISRPQSQLSETAARVAIEMLIEDGLVRLAEGATPHIPSGASEQTVQPSAQPAPQPTPQPKLATIVRAALATPTAARSFRALVVDDDPDLRRIVRATIERSGLGLTVITAQDADEALTLTELERPDVVILDLSMPGLDGYDMCQRLRRARHTKRVPVLILSANGTPESVDRARRAGASDYVVKPFKREDFIARIRQLIDGAFGPTVITEHTPESPY; this comes from the coding sequence GTGGAGTTGGCGAGCGCCAACGATCGACCGGTCGAGCGTCTGCTGGAGCAAGAAGGGCTGATCACGCAGCGGAACCTCGCCATCCTGTTGGGTGACGCACTGCAATTGCCCCTCGTGCAACGCTTCCGCCAATCGATCTCACGTCCGCAGAGCCAACTGTCGGAGACGGCCGCTCGCGTGGCAATCGAGATGCTAATCGAGGACGGCCTTGTCCGGCTCGCAGAAGGCGCGACACCTCACATACCGAGTGGAGCAAGCGAACAGACCGTCCAACCGTCGGCACAGCCTGCGCCGCAACCGACTCCGCAGCCGAAACTCGCCACCATCGTTCGTGCCGCTCTCGCGACCCCGACGGCGGCGCGGAGTTTCCGAGCCTTAGTGGTGGACGATGACCCCGACTTGCGCCGCATCGTTCGGGCAACCATCGAGCGGTCCGGCCTCGGCCTGACGGTGATCACCGCCCAGGACGCCGACGAAGCACTCACGCTCACCGAACTTGAGCGTCCCGACGTGGTCATCCTCGATCTTTCGATGCCCGGCCTCGACGGCTACGACATGTGTCAGCGCCTGCGTCGCGCCCGCCACACGAAGCGTGTGCCGGTGTTGATTTTGAGCGCGAACGGAACCCCAGAAAGCGTCGATCGGGCCCGCCGGGCCGGTGCCAGCGATTATGTCGTCAAGCCGTTCAAGCGCGAAGACTTCATCGCCCGGATTCGCCAGCTCATCGACGGTGCCTTTGGACCGACCGTCATCACCGAGCACACTCCGGAATCGCCCTACTGA